From the Montipora capricornis isolate CH-2021 chromosome 2, ASM3666992v2, whole genome shotgun sequence genome, one window contains:
- the LOC138032181 gene encoding uncharacterized protein produces the protein MDLIDLIGDSRTESLPAGFLRSIKNKYKQESSRVFPAGTPYKSDIEGPKTSSKEGELQRSLSAASGVSVPSFMAWRVPSRLVQQNRAQLQAAGGYMYNEEREKLGSRMSAHSRRSNRSPQIQPVSREKDELPRLDSANSVKKNPAQRQATPPVQTPLPAVRNLTKQKSQDKNILKDLEEAKKLAINDKSIKKSVHPHSLEAVESWLKTATHKERELALKFFSTLSGVKTDKLEMLSQKLNNDHTEKSCEICDSGRIEEALQALARSDTVLSRSKLLSNPKRTPDITKQSFYQKARQRLPVHLRQQYQTWHHLPVYKVSSDAAINKSAMFTQTSRKYGRHFTIHPEWGLHKPIFL, from the exons ATGGACCTGATAGATTTAATTGGAGACTCGAGAACGGAAAGCCTGCCAGCTGGCTTTCTTCGCTCGATCAAAAACAAGTACAAGCAAGAGTCTTCCCGAGTTTTCCCAGCTGGAACTCCGTACAAATCCGACATTGAGGGCCCGAAAACCAGTTCCAAAGAAGGAGAATTGCAGAGATCCCTGTCGGCGGCTAGTGGCGTTTCAGTACCG AGTTTTATGGCATGGCGTGTTCCATCAAGACTTGTTCAACAAAACAGAGCTCAACTTCAGGCTGCAG GAGGATACATGTATAATGAAGAAAGAGAGAAGCTGGGATCAAGAATGTCTGCTCATAGCAGGAGATCCAATAGAAGTCCTCAAATTCAGCCAGTTTCAAGAGAAAAGGATGAAT TACCAAGGTTGGACTCAGCTAACTCTGTGAAGAAAAACCCAGCGCAGAGGCAAGCTACACCACCAGTTCAA ACACCCCTGCCAGCTGTGAGAAATTTGACTAAACAGAAAAGCCAAG ATAAGAACATTTTGAAAGACTTGGAAGAAGCCAAAAAGCTTGCAATTAATGACAAG TCCATCAAGAAGTCTGTTCATCCCCACTCACTGGAGGCAGTCGAATCATGGCTAAAAACAGCTACACACAAAG AACGTGAGCTAGCTCTCAAGTTCTTCAGCACTCTTTCTGGGGTAAAAACAGACAAACTGGAGATGCTCAGCCAGAAATTAAACAATGACCACACTGAGAAAAGCTGTGAGATCTGTGACAGTGGCAGAATTGAGGAAGCTCTACAAGCACTTGCCAG AAGTGATACTGTTTTGTCACGGAGCAAACTTCTCTCCAATCCAAAGAGGACCCCAGACATCACCAAACAGTCATTCTACCAGAAAGCCAGGCAGCGCCTGCCAGTACATTTGCGTCAACAGTATCAGACTTGGCACCACTTGCCTGTGTACAAGGTGTCCAGTGATGCAGCTATTAATAAGAGTGCAATGTTCACACAGACAAGCAGGAAATATGGGCGGCATTTTACCATTCATCCAGAGTGGGGACTGCACAAGCCTATTTTCCTGTAA
- the LOC138032188 gene encoding DNA repair protein SWI5 homolog, with amino-acid sequence MEKRKAPSLENLETKMAAKKTSCGTEIPSIETEREVAPLEARKGISNCSGKDFKPSLLTANSSDSESQIASKTQKTPTFTGRRSSLASRSGSKLSRPFKSPLQSRELHAPDEEKASLLDQIQTLEEKLEVLNKEVEELSKEYCEGELQEHIDKLHEYNEIKDVGQLIIGKLAEIDGTTTKAMYQEFGLDLDD; translated from the exons ATGGAAAAGCGAAAGGCGCCTTCCCTCGAAAATTTagaaacaaaaatggcggcaaaGAAGACTTCTTGTGGAACAGAGATTCCTTCAATAGAAACTGAGAGAGAAGTTGCACCATTAGAAGCCCGGAAGGGGAT ATCTAATTGTTCTGGAAAAGATTTCAAGCCTTCCTTGTTGACGGCAAATAGCTCTGACAGTGAATCGCAAATCGCTTCTAAGACTCAGAAAACTCCAACGTTTACAGGGAGACGGTCATCGTTGGCCTCAAG GAGTGGCTCCAAGTTAAGTCGGCCTTTCAAATCTCCT CTTCAATCCAGAGAGCTACATGCACCTGATGAGGAAAAAGCATCATTGCTTGACCAGATTCAAACATTAGAAGAAAAGCTTGAAGTCTTGAATAAGGAAGTGGAAGAACTCAGTAAAGA ATACTGTGAAGGAGAGTTACAGGAGCACATAGACAAGCTTCATGAATACAATGAAATCAAGGATGTTGGTCAGCTAATCATTGGAAAATTAG CTGAGATAGACGGAACAACCACAAAAGCTATGTATCAAGAGTTTGGACTGGACCTTGATGACTAG